AATTAAATAATTAATTATGAAATCACAATTCACACTGCCCAAATTTCTTCAACCAAAAAAAATATCCTCTTTAAAGCGCATTGGTGGAAATAATGATGGAGGTTACGTTATTGATGAAAGAAATATTTCAAATTCAGATATTTTAATTGGTCTTGGAATGAGTGATAATTGGCACTTCGAAGAGGAGTTTAATTCAATTAATTCAGTCCCTACATATATCTATGATGGAACTGTGAGCTTAGAAATTTTCTTAAAAAAATGCAAAAAGTATTTCATAAGGATAAATAAACCTAAAATTTTTATTCACTGGCTTAAAACTTCATATAACTACATTAAATTTTTTAAAGATGATAAATTTCATCTAAAGAAACTTGTTGGTATTGATGATCCACCAGATTATGTTTCTCTTTCAACAATTTTAAATAAATCAATTATTAAAAACTATTCACATATTTATTTAAAAATTGATATTGAAGGCTGGGAATATCGCTTACTGGCAGATTTGATAAAATATTCTGAGATAATAGAAGGATTAGTAATTGAATTTCATGATGTCGATCTTCATATCGATAAAATTGAAAACTTTGTTAGTCAATTTCCTCTCAACCTTATTCATATCCATCTTAACAATTATGGTCCCTTAACTATAAATAAGATTCCTCATACGATTGAATGTTCTTTTTCTTCAGGGCCAGTCAATCAAGTCTTAGCTTCAGATTTTCCAAATAATTTAGATATGCCTAATAATCCCAATTTAGATGAATACACCTTGAGTTTCTCAAATAAAAACTTTAATACCTAGTGATATCAGCTTTTATTACCGGTTTTTTACTTGGACTTTCTTTAATTGCGGCAATTGGTGCTCAAAATACTTTCGTTATAAGCCAGGGTATTAGTGGCAAACATGTTTTTTATGTTGCGCTATTTTGTGCAATTGCTGATGGACTGTTAATTAGTATTGGTGTTTTAGGTGCTTCTTCTGTATTAAACAAATTTATTACTGATTTCTCCAACGTAATTTTTGGTTTAGCTTCAGTTTGGCTTTTTGGATATGGAGTCATGAAGTTAAAATCATCTTTTCAAGCTAATAAAAGTCTTGAAATTATTAATTCAAACTCAAAGAGCTTAAAATCTACTATTGGTATTTTAGTAATTCTAACTTTCGCCAACCCTCATGTATATCTAGATACAATGGTACTTATTGGAACATATTCACAACAATTTATTGGAGTAAAAAAATTTGCATTTTCAATTGGTGCTATATTTGCAAGTTTTGTTTTTTTCTTTAGCCTAGCATATGGTGCAAAAAAAATAGCACCTATAATGAGGAGTTCGACTTCTTGGCAAATTCTTGACTTTATAATCGCTTTAATTATGTTTTCAATAGCTTTTAATTTTGCTTCTTCAATAGACTGGTAATAAATTTGAGTGGTTTTTTTATTAAAATATACTTATGGTAGAAGATGAAAAATGGATGAAATTTGCAATTCAAGAAGCCGAAATTGCAATGGAAAAGGGCGAGGTTCCAGTCGGCTCTGTTCTAGTTCATAATAATCAAATTATTGCAAAAGCTCATAATTGTCCTATCTCAAAAAATGATCCTTCTGCTCATGCCGAAATTGAGGTTCTTAGAAAATCTGGCCAAAAATTATTGAACTATAGATTACCAAAAACAACAATGTACGTTACCTTAGAGCCTTGTGCAATGTGCCTTGGAGCTATGATTCATGCGCGTATTGAAAGAATTGTATTTGGGGCTTTGGATCCTAAAAGTGGTGTTTGTGGCTCAGCTGCAAACCTTTTATTTGAACCTTTTTTTAATCATAAGATAGAAGTTAATGGTGGAGTTCTAGAGCAGGATTGTAAGAAAGTCCTGCAATCATTTTTTAAATTACGCAGAAAATAAAATACCTTTTATATGTCGTATTGAATTTAATTAATATGTAAAGCTAATTTTAATTCTATAAAATAGAATTTTGATTAACTAAATTAATTAATAATGAGCAGTAATTTAAGCACGCCTCAATTCGTTGAAAATGAAATTGATTTTCGAGAAATAATAAAAGCACTTAAAGAATCTAAAAAATTAATAATTTCAACTATATTAATTATTACGACTATTTCTATTTTTTATACCATTTCTCTTAAGCCTATATTTAAGTCAACAACTCTAATTGAGATTGGTTATTTTGAGATGCCTGGCGGGGTTAAAGAGATAATTGAAACACCTTCTATCTTAACTGAAAACTTAAAAGTAGACTTAATATATAAAAATCTGGATGATTATTTACATGATGCTCTCACAATTCAGGCTTTAGAAAATAAATTAATTAAATTTGAATTCACTTCAAAGTCATCTGAAACAAATAAAGAGCTATTGAATCGTATTATTAATTACATTTATGAGCGTCATAATCGTCTTTCTAAATTAATTTATTTGAAGAAAAAGAATTTATTAACTGTTGAGATTGAAAGCATAAAAGCAGAGATATCTTATATCAAGTTAAAATTATCAGACCTAAATCAATCCACTTATCTAAATATTATTGAAAACTTAAAACATGAAGCTCAAGCAACTAGTCGTTTAAATCTTCTGAATGAGAATGCAGGAGCTACTGATAAATTATTTAATTTAAATCAAAGACAGTCAGCCTTATTGAATAAATTAGAGATACTTAATAGTCAAAATATAATCGGCAGTCAAACTATTGGTGATATAAGGACAATAACTATAATGCCAAAAAATAAATTAATAATATCATTAGGTTTTGTTATTGGATGCATATTTAGTATTTTTTTGGTATTTTTAAAAAATTCTATCCATATAAATAGAGAGCTCAAAACATAGAGTTTTTTATACAGTATACATACCACCATTTACATGAAGGGTTTGGCCAGTAATATAAGATCCACTATCCCCTGCTAGAAATAATACTACCTGTGCGATTTCATCAGGAGTTCCCAATCTCCCCATTGGAATTTGAGAAGCCAAAGCATCTTTTTGTTCATCAGGCAAGCTATCAGTCATATCAGTTTCGATAAATCCAGGCGCTATTGCATTGACAGTTATCCCTCTAACTCCAACTTCTCTTGCCAATGACTTTGTAAAGCCTATCATCCCAGCTTTAGCTGCTGCATAATTTGACTGTCCCGCATTTCCCATGGCTCCAACGACTGAAGTAATTGAAATAATTCTTCCTGAACGATTTTTAATCATCCCCCTTAATACAGATTTTGACATCTTAAATACTGAAGAAAGATTTGTATCGATAATATCCTCCCATTCATCATCTTTCATTCTGAGAAGTATATTGTCTCTGGTAATACCAGCATTATTAACAAGAATATCAATAGATCCAAAATCATCATTTACAATCTTAAGCAAACTAGAAATTTGCTCATTATCAGTAACATCTAGTTTTATACCTCTTCCAGATATTTTATTTTCAGCAAAAACTTTTGAAACATTATCAGCGCCATTTTCAGTAGTCGCTGTTCCAATAACAGTTGCTCCAGCCTCACCTAAAGTTAATGCAATTGCTTTACCTATTCCTCTGGATGCACCAGTAACAAGAACTAATTTTCCATCAAGCATTTGATATCTCCTCAATAGTAGATTTTAATGAACTTACATCTATTATAGCTGAAGCACTTAATGATTTATCTATACGCCTTGTAAGCCCTGTAAGGACTTTACCAGGCCCTGACTCAATAAGCCTCTTCACACCTGAACCCTTCATCTTTTTTACTGAGTCAGTCCAAAGAACTGGCATATACAGTTGGTCAACCAACTTATCTTTTATATTTTCAATATCACTTCCAAAATTTGCGTCGACATTATGAATCACTTTAACATTTCCATCCTTAAAGTCAACATGATCTATATAAGTTTTAAATTCAGCAGCAGCATCTTTCATCAAAGAACAATGGGATGGGACACTTACTGGAAGAACTAGCGCGCGCTTTGCTCCAACATCTTTCATAAGTTTACAAGCATGAGAAACTGCATTTTTTTCACCAGCAATAACAACTTGCCCTGGAGAATTAAAGTTAACTGCTTCAACAATTCCTCTATTACTAGCTTTTTGACATATTTCAACAATAACCTTATCTTCTAGACCAAGTATTGCTGCCATTGAACCTGTGCCATTTGGAACAGCTGCTTGCATTAATTCACCTCTTTTTCTAACTAATTGAATCGCATCATAAAAACTCATAGTGTTTGATGCTACCAGTGCAGTGTACTCTCCCAAACTATGGCCAGCCATAGATACAGTAGTCAGACTAATCTCCTCTGACAAAACCTTATAAGTAGCATATCCTGCAGCAAGCATTATTGGCTGAGTGTTTTCAGTAAGATTAAGTGCCTCTTGATCATTATTAATGATCTTCCAAAGATCAACACTAATAGAGTCACTTGCCTCTTGAAAAACTTCATTTACAACTGAAAAGTTACTATTTAGATCAGATAGCATTCCTAAAGATTGTGACCCTTGGCCAGGAAAAACGATTGAATATTTCATAATGAAGTAAATTATAAGTGAGATTAATAATAAAAAAGCGCCTGAAGGCGCTTTTTTAAATAATAAATATCTAACAATTAGGCAGTTTGAATCGAGACATATTGACGATTAAATTTGCCTTTCTTTTCAAATTGGACTTTTCCATCAGCAACTGCAAACAATGTATCATCTTTTCCTTTCTTGACATTAGTTCCAGGGTGGAACTTTGTGCCTCTTTGACGAACAAGAATATTTCCTGCAAGAACTGCTTGACCACCAAAACGTTTTACACCAAGTCTTTTGGATACCGAATCTCTACCGTTATTAGTACTACCGCCAGCTTTTTTATGTGCCATAAATTACTCCTTATGCCTTAATTTTATCGATCTGTACTTCTGTGAACAACTGACGATGTCCTTGTTGCTTCATGGAGTGCTTACGACGTTTAAATTTTAGAATATGTACTTTTTTACCTTTACCCTGAGAAATGACTTTAGCTTCGACAGTTGCCTTTGCAACAAGCGGCGAACCAACCTGAACTTTGTCACCATCTGCAACCATCAACACCTCGTCAAAGGTAACTTTTTTTCCAGGTTCGACTTCAAGCTTTTCAATCTTTAGTATTTCACCTTCAGATACTCGGTACTGCTTTCCACCTGTTTTAATTACTGCGTACATAACAAATCCTAATATGATTGTTAAAAAAAAGAATGAATTATACTTGAACACTGCTCTTAATGAAAGTAGTGTTAACTAAATAAGTTATAATTCCATCTTTTAAATTAACTGAGATTAAACATGATTATTTTAGAGACCAATATGGGTGAAATTCATATTACTGTTGATGCTGAAAAAGCACCAATTACTGCCAAAAACTTCACCGATTATGTGGAAGAAGGATTCTTTGATGGCACTATTTTTCATAGAGTGATTCCAAACTTTATGATTCAAGGTGGCGGTATGACAGAAGACATGGTCCAAAAAACAACAAAGGCTACAATTGAGAATGAAGCTAAGAATGGCTTAAAGAATGTCAAATATAGTCTTGCTATGGCTAGAACAATGGCTCCTCACTCAGCTAGTTCACAGTTTTTTATAAACACAAATGATAATCAGTTTTTAGATTTTCCTGGCCAGGATGGCTGGGGATACTGCGTTTTTGGTGAGGTAGTTGCAGGTCAAGATATCGTTGATAAGATTGAAAAAGTTGAAACAATCAACCTTGGAGGACATGCTGATGTTCCAGGCGAAGCTGTCATTATTTTAAAGGCAACGATACAAGATTAATTTCATTGTGCTAGATGAACTCTAGCGCGAATAAAATATGCTGAGCACATTAATTATTTCTGATCTCCATCTAACAAATGTTGAGCTGGATAAGGTCAAGCTGTTTGAAAATTTTTGTATTGAACAGGCCTCAAAAGTAGATCAACTTTTTATCTTAGGAGATCTTTTTAACTCCTGGATTGGAGATGATGCTTCTCTAGCAAGCTATAAAGTGATCACCTCGATCCTTAATAATCTTTCAGACAAAACAAATGTTTTTGTTATGGCTGGTAATCGTGATTTTTTACTATCAAAAAATTTTGAAAAAGAATCTGGTTGTAAGCTAATCAAAGAACCATTTGAACTTGAGCATAACTCAAAAAAATACCTTTTAATTCATGGGGATAGCCTCTGCACTGATGATATAAACTATCAAAAATTAAAGAAAGTCCTTAGAAATCCAATCATTCAGTTCATTTTTTTAAATTTATCAAAAAATATGAGGCTTAAGTTAACAGGACAACTGCGAAAGAAAAGTATTGAGGCGCAGGCTTATAAATCTGAAAAAATTATGGATATAAATCAAAATGCAACCGATTTATTAATGTCCCAATACCCTGGCTATGATCTCATTCATGGACATACGCACAGACAAAATACTCATAATGATAGCAATTACACTAGGCATGTTTTAGGTGACTGGTCGACTCAAAAAGGCAACGCAATAAAGTTAGATAACAAGTTAGAGTGGCTTGAAATCAATTGATCTCTCAAACAAATTACTTGAAATAACCTTCAGCTTAATCTCTTCTTCTAACTCAACTTTTGATTTGAATTTGACTTGAGTAATCATTGCAAGCTCAGGAATTAATACAGAAGCCTTTTGGCCTTTAACTTCAACAATAACCCCCTCTCCTTCCCATTGTTTATTTTGTTTGAAATAAAGGCATCTGAAGTGCTCAACACTCTGTCTTGTGGCTTTATTGACTTTTGAAACTGAAGCATTGACCACTTTAATTCTCTCTTTAATATCACTATCATTCAATAGATCACTCTTATTAAGAAATCTAACCAATTGTTGCTGAACTAGTAAATCTAGATAGCGTCTCATCGGGCTTGTTACTCTTAAATAAGCCTCTAAACCCAATCCTGAGTGTAATGAGTGCTTCACAGATAGTTTAGATCTATTAAACCCTCTTGCAGCCTCTTTTCGAAAAAGGGGAGAAAGGTTATTAATATTTTTAATAACTTCATCACTGAAATTTCCTGGCTCTTGCGATAGATAGGGCATTGATATACTATTCTCAACTGAAAACTCTGCAATGACTCGCCCCGCAAGAATCATCATCTCTGAGACCAAACTTCTGCTCTCGCTAACTGTTTGAGGAAAAATGTGAACCTTACTATCTTTAAGCTTTATATCCGTATTTGGAAGATTGAGTTGGATGGCGCCATTAGTATCTCTATGAGCTTTATGAGCTATAGCTATTTTATTTAATGAAGCTAAAGTTTTATTTGAATTGATTTCCTCATCAGCTACCTCATAGCTCATTTTTGTCACCTTAATTTCACTCAAGTAAATTTGTATATCATGGACTTCAAATTCATTGAGCACGAATCCAATTGAAATAGCATTTGACACGTCATTAGCTCCCAAGGAACAAGCCTCAGATAGCCTTGGTGGAAGCATATGAAAAATTTGATCTGGGAGATAAAGATTAGATACCCTTTTCCTTGCAAATATATCAAGTTCACTATCAATTTCTACAAAACTAGCTACATCTGCAATATGAACCCATATTCTATCTCCATCGATACTGATTGCATCATCTGCATCACTGGAATAGCTATTATCAATTGCAAGACACGTCAGGTGAGTTAAATCTTTTCTATCTAACTTGACTGCATCAAACTCTAAATCTGCATCAGGATAAATTTTATTTCTCTGTGGGTAGGGATTATTGAACTCTGACCAATAATTAATATTAAGAAGTAACGAGTGGGCATTTTCTGGTGAATTTTCGATTGATAAAGCACTCATTACCTTAGAGTGCTTCGATTGATTAAGGGCAACCTGTTCTACCTCATTAATCCAAAAAATATCCTCACCATCAAATAAATTATTTTCTAGGTTTTTAATACACCTATTTAAGCTTTCTTGCTCTAATGCTTTATCTTTTCTTTGATTCTTAATTGATTGAATTTGCTCTGGAGTTCTAAGAATCAATAAATCCTTATTCCAGTAAAAATACAAACTATCTTCACTCATCAAGTAAACATACCAGGCACTTTGTGGGGTAAAGTCATCAAAAAGCCACTCAGTAATCTCTTGAAGTGGCAATGACTCAGCATCCAAATCGGACAAAATTGAAGCATCTACATCAGGACAATTTTGGTTGATTGTATTAAATTCAGGGTGAATAAAACGAAAATCCTTCTCTCTTACTTTCTGGCTAGTACCATCTGAAAAAGTGATCTCATATTTATGCATTGTTGCAGAGACCACTTTTGCTGGTTTACTTTTGTATGCTACGAGTGCACCTATTTTTGACAAGGATCTCTCCAATTAGAGAATTTAATCTGTGTAAGAAATTAACTAGGAATCAGTTTGCTTCTCTTTAATGTGCTTACTGAGCATTAATACTGTAATGATGATTAAAACTAAAGTAAGACCCAAGGTACCAAACAATTTAAAGTTCACCCAAGATTCTTCTGAGCTTTGAGCGATTAAACAAAGGCTTTCAAGCGGGCTCTGGCTACAGTCAAAATTTTTCAGATCTATCTTAGGATTAACTATTGAACCACTAGTTAAGAATAGATTTCTCGCACTGAGGGCTGTATTGACAAAAAAAGCGTTAATGATGGCAATAATAATAAATCCCAAACTCCAAAACCAAGTTAAATTAACCCATGTGTTTCTGGGCAACTGAAGCTCC
This sequence is a window from Candidatus Pseudothioglobus singularis PS1. Protein-coding genes within it:
- a CDS encoding peptidylprolyl isomerase; translated protein: MIILETNMGEIHITVDAEKAPITAKNFTDYVEEGFFDGTIFHRVIPNFMIQGGGMTEDMVQKTTKATIENEAKNGLKNVKYSLAMARTMAPHSASSQFFINTNDNQFLDFPGQDGWGYCVFGEVVAGQDIVDKIEKVETINLGGHADVPGEAVIILKATIQD
- a CDS encoding inner membrane-spanning protein YciB, with product MKFLLDFGPIVLFFIVYKYYGLYAAIYAMIASTFVQIMYSRVTTGKFVTSQVLTFALLVVFGGISIVLRDPAFVMWKVSVLYVIFAAVLIGSNYVGSKTLLERMMGKELQLPRNTWVNLTWFWSLGFIIIAIINAFFVNTALSARNLFLTSGSIVNPKIDLKNFDCSQSPLESLCLIAQSSEESWVNFKLFGTLGLTLVLIIITVLMLSKHIKEKQTDS
- the rplU gene encoding 50S ribosomal protein L21 — encoded protein: MYAVIKTGGKQYRVSEGEILKIEKLEVEPGKKVTFDEVLMVADGDKVQVGSPLVAKATVEAKVISQGKGKKVHILKFKRRKHSMKQQGHRQLFTEVQIDKIKA
- the fabD gene encoding ACP S-malonyltransferase — protein: MKYSIVFPGQGSQSLGMLSDLNSNFSVVNEVFQEASDSISVDLWKIINNDQEALNLTENTQPIMLAAGYATYKVLSEEISLTTVSMAGHSLGEYTALVASNTMSFYDAIQLVRKRGELMQAAVPNGTGSMAAILGLEDKVIVEICQKASNRGIVEAVNFNSPGQVVIAGEKNAVSHACKLMKDVGAKRALVLPVSVPSHCSLMKDAAAEFKTYIDHVDFKDGNVKVIHNVDANFGSDIENIKDKLVDQLYMPVLWTDSVKKMKGSGVKRLIESGPGKVLTGLTRRIDKSLSASAIIDVSSLKSTIEEISNA
- the rpmA gene encoding 50S ribosomal protein L27 is translated as MAHKKAGGSTNNGRDSVSKRLGVKRFGGQAVLAGNILVRQRGTKFHPGTNVKKGKDDTLFAVADGKVQFEKKGKFNRQYVSIQTA
- a CDS encoding ribonuclease catalytic domain-containing protein: MSKIGALVAYKSKPAKVVSATMHKYEITFSDGTSQKVREKDFRFIHPEFNTINQNCPDVDASILSDLDAESLPLQEITEWLFDDFTPQSAWYVYLMSEDSLYFYWNKDLLILRTPEQIQSIKNQRKDKALEQESLNRCIKNLENNLFDGEDIFWINEVEQVALNQSKHSKVMSALSIENSPENAHSLLLNINYWSEFNNPYPQRNKIYPDADLEFDAVKLDRKDLTHLTCLAIDNSYSSDADDAISIDGDRIWVHIADVASFVEIDSELDIFARKRVSNLYLPDQIFHMLPPRLSEACSLGANDVSNAISIGFVLNEFEVHDIQIYLSEIKVTKMSYEVADEEINSNKTLASLNKIAIAHKAHRDTNGAIQLNLPNTDIKLKDSKVHIFPQTVSESRSLVSEMMILAGRVIAEFSVENSISMPYLSQEPGNFSDEVIKNINNLSPLFRKEAARGFNRSKLSVKHSLHSGLGLEAYLRVTSPMRRYLDLLVQQQLVRFLNKSDLLNDSDIKERIKVVNASVSKVNKATRQSVEHFRCLYFKQNKQWEGEGVIVEVKGQKASVLIPELAMITQVKFKSKVELEEEIKLKVISSNLFERSIDFKPL
- the tadA gene encoding tRNA adenosine(34) deaminase TadA, with product MVEDEKWMKFAIQEAEIAMEKGEVPVGSVLVHNNQIIAKAHNCPISKNDPSAHAEIEVLRKSGQKLLNYRLPKTTMYVTLEPCAMCLGAMIHARIERIVFGALDPKSGVCGSAANLLFEPFFNHKIEVNGGVLEQDCKKVLQSFFKLRRK
- a CDS encoding LysE/ArgO family amino acid transporter, with translation MISAFITGFLLGLSLIAAIGAQNTFVISQGISGKHVFYVALFCAIADGLLISIGVLGASSVLNKFITDFSNVIFGLASVWLFGYGVMKLKSSFQANKSLEIINSNSKSLKSTIGILVILTFANPHVYLDTMVLIGTYSQQFIGVKKFAFSIGAIFASFVFFFSLAYGAKKIAPIMRSSTSWQILDFIIALIMFSIAFNFASSIDW
- a CDS encoding Wzz/FepE/Etk N-terminal domain-containing protein produces the protein MSSNLSTPQFVENEIDFREIIKALKESKKLIISTILIITTISIFYTISLKPIFKSTTLIEIGYFEMPGGVKEIIETPSILTENLKVDLIYKNLDDYLHDALTIQALENKLIKFEFTSKSSETNKELLNRIINYIYERHNRLSKLIYLKKKNLLTVEIESIKAEISYIKLKLSDLNQSTYLNIIENLKHEAQATSRLNLLNENAGATDKLFNLNQRQSALLNKLEILNSQNIIGSQTIGDIRTITIMPKNKLIISLGFVIGCIFSIFLVFLKNSIHINRELKT
- a CDS encoding UDP-2,3-diacylglucosamine diphosphatase → MLSTLIISDLHLTNVELDKVKLFENFCIEQASKVDQLFILGDLFNSWIGDDASLASYKVITSILNNLSDKTNVFVMAGNRDFLLSKNFEKESGCKLIKEPFELEHNSKKYLLIHGDSLCTDDINYQKLKKVLRNPIIQFIFLNLSKNMRLKLTGQLRKKSIEAQAYKSEKIMDINQNATDLLMSQYPGYDLIHGHTHRQNTHNDSNYTRHVLGDWSTQKGNAIKLDNKLEWLEIN
- the fabG gene encoding 3-oxoacyl-ACP reductase FabG translates to MLDGKLVLVTGASRGIGKAIALTLGEAGATVIGTATTENGADNVSKVFAENKISGRGIKLDVTDNEQISSLLKIVNDDFGSIDILVNNAGITRDNILLRMKDDEWEDIIDTNLSSVFKMSKSVLRGMIKNRSGRIISITSVVGAMGNAGQSNYAAAKAGMIGFTKSLAREVGVRGITVNAIAPGFIETDMTDSLPDEQKDALASQIPMGRLGTPDEIAQVVLFLAGDSGSYITGQTLHVNGGMYTV